CGGCGCGCAACGACTGCTCGCGCTCGATCGCGGCGGCGACGTTCTGCCGCGTCGTACGGCGCTGGAGCTGCCGCGCCGTCCACACGATCACCGCCGCATCGGCGGCGATGAGCAGCACCCACACCAGGAACGGCACCAAGCGCGGCAACGACATCCAGCGCGCGCCGCCGAGCACCGACGCGCCGAGCGCGAGTACGAGCGCCGTCGCCCCGACGGCCAGCGCCAGGCCGACGAGGACGTGCATGCGCCGCAGCCGCGCGCGTTCAGAATCTACTAATTCAAGAATACTCATGGCGTCGGCCGGCTGGTCACCGCGTACACGAACAGGTTCACGCCCATCCGCAGCGCCGCTTCGTGCAGCGCCGGTGGATCGTGATAGACCTCGGGATCCTCCCACCCGTTGCCGAGGTCGCTCGAGAAGCTGTAGTACACCGCGAGACGGTCGCCCAGGAAAATCCCGAACCCGCGGGCCGGCAGGCCGTCATGCTCGTGGATCTTCGGAATCCCCTTCGGGAAGTCGTACACGATGTGATAAATCGGATGCGACAGCGGCACGTCGACCAGTGGACGATCGGGAAACACGCGCTTGATCTCGCGCCGAAAGCTCGAGTCGATGCCGTAGTTGTCGTCCACGTGCAGAAAACCGCCGCGCTGGAGATACTCGCGCAGGCGCACGACTTCCGCATCGCTGAACTTGATGTTGCCGTGACCCGTCGCGTGAATGAACGGGTAATCCCACAGCTTGTCGTCCATCAACGTGACGCGCGCTTCGGTCTTGTCCACCTGCAGCGACGTGCGCTGACGAATGGCGGCGAGCAGGTTGGGAAGGCTCGACGGATTGGCGTACCAATCGCCGCCGCCGTCGTACTGCAGCCGCGCGATGGTGAGCACGGGCGGCAGCCGGACCGCCGGGCGCGCGCCGACGAGCGGCAGCAACGCCAGCGCCAACACCGCACGCACACGCGCACCCATGCGACTCAGGGCCATCATTCGCCTGCTCCCTCCTCGTGCTCTGCCCCGGCCGTGAATTCCCGCGCCAGGCGGTACGCCACCTTTTTCGACACTCCCAGCTCGGCCGCGGTTGCCGCTGCCGCATCGCGCGCGCTCATTCCCGACGCGCGCAGCGAGTACACCCGCTCGCGCACCACCGTCTCGCTCGCTTCAACCGCCGGCGCCCCGCCAAGGACGAGAACGATCTCGCCTCGCGGAGTCGTCTCCTGATAGTACGCACGGAGTTGGGCGACCGTTCCTCGCCGGACCTCCTCGAATTGCTTCGTCATTTCGCGGGCCACCGCCGCGGGCCGCTCGCCATTGCCGAGTCGCTCGAGCTCGGCGAGCGTATCGCCGAGGCGATTCGGTGATTCGTAGAGCACCGCGGTGTGCCCCAACCTCGTAATCTCGCCGAGCGTCTCACGGCGCTCCGCACCCGAGCGTGTAAGGAAACCGAAAAACGTGAATCGGTCGGCCGCGATGCCCGACGCCACGAGCGCGGCGAGGAGCGCGGATGCGCCTGGAATCGGCGTCACGGTGAGACCCGACTCCGTCGCCGCTCGCACGAGGCGCGCTCCAGGATCGGACAGAAGCGGCGTGCCGGCGTCGGTGATGAGCGCGAACGATTCGCCGGCGCGCAACCGTGCGACGATCTGCGGCGTCATGCGTGCTTCGTTGTGCTCGTGATACGACACGAGCGGCGTCGCGATCTCGTAGCGATCGAGCAAATGCCGAGAATGGCGCGTGTCTTCAGCGAGCACCGCGTTGACCGACGCCAGCGTCTCGACCGCGCGAAAAGAAAAATCCCCCATGTTGCCGATGGGGGTGCTCACGATGAACAACGTGCCCGCGAACAGCGTACCCGCGCCGGCCGGCGATGCATCCGGGCGCGCTTCGGCCATCAGATGACCTTCCAGGGAATCTCGTCGTACAGGCCGGCGCTCTGGAACATGTGCCGCCGCTCCCACGTCACTTCGCGGAGCAGCGCTTCAGGCGCCATCGCGTCTTGATCCACCGCCGCCCACATCACATCGCGAATCCACGCCGCGACCGCCGTCGTCAGTCCTGCCGAATCGGCGAGCGGATCCTTGGTCGGCCGTCCCGCGAAGGAAAAGCCGTCGAGCGCCGGGTACGACGTCACGAGATGCTGGCGCGTTTGCTCGGCGATTTCGGGAGCGCCGTCGCGCCCACTGTCGACGAGGCGGCGCACGAGCGTCGTCGTCAGATCACGATACGCCTGCACGAGCGCGGGCGGGGCCTGAATCGGCAGCGGAACTGGAACGCCCCATCGCGTGACGCGCAGATCGCCCGTACGCCCTTCTCGCGCGAACAACTTCTTCACGCGATCGATGAGCGTTCCGTGATGCGCGGACGAGAGAAACGCCCGCGCCACGCTGCCGTTGCGGAAGATGAGATAGTTGACGTTCTCGTTCGCGATGATCTCCACGACGCCGTCGAACGTCGTCGCCATGAGATACGGAAACAGCGCGGCCGGATCCTGTGCCGACATGCCCGCCGGCCACGGCTCGATCGAGACGGCGTGCGTGGCATACATGCAGCTCAGCTGCTCTTCATCGGCTTCGTGGAAGCAGATGTCACCGTACTCCGGCTCGGACGGAACCAGGTCGAGTGCTTCGGCGATCGGTACCGGCCGTGGTCCGCGGGCGTCGCGAACCGTTGCGTTCACGACTTCGCCGCTCAGCATGTAGAGGATGACCATCTCCTCGGGCAGCGTGATCGCGACATACCCTGAGATCCGCGCCGCACGGTCGCGCTTGGCGTCGGTGAGCAGGTTTCTCAGGTGGATGTACGCGAGCCGCGTGCGGGGCAGGACGACTCGGCTGTGCGGGAACCGAAGGCCGGCGAGGGAGGACACGGCCGTAAGATGGCGATGGGCGCCGACGCGCGGAAGCTTTCGCGATGGGCGATGGGGGATGGGCGATGGGCGTGGAATTCAAAGGGCGACGGATTTTTCTCCGTCGCCCTTTGCCGTTCCGCCCAACGCCCAACGCCCAACGCCCATCGTCCATCGCTACGCGGAATGCTGCTGCAACTTCGCTTCGATCGAGGCGCGCGGCACCGCGCCGATGATCTGATCCACGACCTTGCCGCCCTTGAAGAACAGCATCGTCGGGATGGAGCGCACGTTGAAGCGCGAACCGGTCTTGATGTTGGCGTCGACGTCGAGCTTCGTGATCTTCACTTTGCCTTCGTAGTCGGTCGCCAGCTGATCGAGGATCGGCGCGACCATACGGCACGGGCCACACCACGTCGCCCAGAAGTCGACGATGGTGAGTCCGTCGGCCTTCTCGACTTCCTGCTCGAAGTTCGCGTCCGTTACAGCCATGATGTTCGACATAGGTGCTCCCCTAACCGAATCTGTTGAATGCTTTTGATGCTGCTGAAAGCCGTTGAAAGCGGTTGAAAGCCGTTGAATCTGCGCGCTGCCGCGGGAAAAATTTCGTGCGGCAATCGATGTCTGGCGTTTTCCCAAGTAAGTAGCTTAACCGCATGGAAAAGCCCCACAATTCCAACAGTTCGGCCGCGTCAGGACCGCGCGGCACCACGATCGCGCACATCGGCATTGCCGTGCGCGGCCTGACCGATGGAGTTGCGTTCTATCGCGACATTTTGGGAATGCCCCGGGTCCCGCTCGACGATTCGGACGGCGCGCGCATCGCCGGGCTCGCCGCGGGTGCGTCGCTCGTCGAGCTGCTCGAGCCCGAGACCGACGAGTCGCCGATTGGAAAGTTCGTCGCGAAGCGCGGCCCGGGAATCCATCACGTGTGCTTCGCGGTCGACGACCTCGACGGCACCCTTGCGCGATGCAAAGCCGCGGGCGTGCGCTTGATCGACGAGACGCCGCGGCGCGGCGCTGACGGCAAGCGGATCGCCTTCGTCCATCCGGCAGCGACGGGTGGCGTGCTGGTCGAGCTGACCGAGTATTGAGCGAGTATTGAGCGAGTAGTGAGCGAGTATTGAGCGAGGGGCGCCCGGAGCGCCTCAGGCCTTTCCGCAGGTCGTCAGCACTTTCACATCGACGGATTTCACAAACCAACGGCCGCCGGGCCCCTGCACCACATCGAATGTGCGCGCTCGATTGTCGCCCTTCGAGAACAGATTCACGACGATCGAATGTCCGCCGCTCGGGTTCGGCGCTTCGCCGACGATGTCGTAGCGATCGTGTTTGAGGGTGCACATCATCACGACTTCGCGCTGGAACAGTTCCTCGCGTGGCAGGAGGTCGCGCGCCGGACCGTCGGGCCCGCCCCACACAGCGCCCATCGCCTGGAGGTCCTGATGTTCGACGGACTCGAGATACGCGCGCACCGCCGACGTCGCGTCAACGGCGCCGGGCAGGTTCGACGCGGCGGCCGCCGGCGCGGGGTTCGACGACACGGTCGACGTGTGACACGCGGCGATGAGCACGAGACTGCTGATTAGTTTCTTCACTCGATCTCCCAAACGTTGCACGCGCCAGGTCTCACGCGATGAAACTTCAGAAACATCAACGGCTGTACATCAACATCGATCACGTCGCCACGCTGCGACAAGCGCGCCGCGGCGCGTATCCGGACCCGGTCGAAGCGGTGTCGCTCTGCCTCAAGGGCGGCGCGGACGGCATTACCGCGCATCTGCGCGAAGACCGCCGCCACATTCAGGACGACGACATCGAGCGGCTGGGCACAATGGCCGGTTTGACGTTCAATCTCGAGATGGCGGCGACCGATGAGCTGATCGGCTTGGCGCTGCGGCTCAAACCACACGAGGTCACGCTCGTCCCCGAACGGCGGCAGGAAGTCACGACCGAGGGTGGTCTGCACGTCGCGGGGCATCGAACGCACATCGCGGAGGCGGTCGCGCGGCTCAACGACGGCGGCATCAAGACCAGTCTCTTCATCGATCCCGTGCCGCGGGTGCTGGACGTGTCGCGCGAGATCGGCGCGGCCGCCGTCGAGCTGCATACGGGAACTTATGCGCACGCGCCGAACGATCCGGCAACCCTGCAAGCGCTGCGTGACGCGGCGCGTCACGGTGCGTCGATTGGATTGGCGGTCCATGCCGGTCACGGGCTCGCGATCGACAACATCGCGCCCGTGGCGGCAATTCCGGAAATCGAAGAGTTGAACATCGGCCACGCCGTCGTGGGTCGAGCGGTGTTCGTGGGGATCGAACAGGCGGTGCGAGAGCTGCGCCGCGCCATGGACGATGCACGCGCGGGTTCCTAACTTCGCCATGCAGGATCACGAGCGTCACATGCACGAGGAGTTGGAATGAGCGCAGCACCCGGCGGTGGCGGCGGCTTTCTCGAGTTCTTCATTCTCGAAGCGGGCGACTACGTCGAGCAGCTCGACGGCGTGTTGCTCGGTGCCAGCCGTGGCGCCGGCGGACCCGACTCCGACGCGCTGCAACGCGTGGCCCGTGCGCTCCGCGGCACCGCGACGATGGCCAAGATTCCAAGCTTCGCTGAGCTGGCCGGCAGCGTCGAACGAGTCGGCCGCGCGCTTCAGGACGGCGCGGTGCAATGGAACCCGGCGATCGGCGGCGCGCTGACGTCGGCGATCGACGATCTCAAGATCCTGCTGCGCGCCGCGCGTGATTGGTCGCCGAACGAAGACGAGCGCGCGAGCTCACGAAGCCAGGAGCTCTCGCGCCTCGCTCCGTCGCGAACGCCTGCCACCGCGGCTTCGGCCGCGAGCGCCGTACATGGAACCTCCGGCGCGCCGCCGCATGCATTTCTCGGCACCGAAGCGTCGAACATCGCGGCGGGTCTGGAGTTGCTCACGACGCGCGCGGGCGACGCGGACACCGCGGCCAATGTGCTTCGACGCGTTCGCGCGTTGCGCGGCGTCGCTGGCGTGAAGGAGATCGGACCGCTCGCGGATGTGCTCGAGGCGACCGAAGATGCGTCGCGCGGACTCGAGAACGGACGCGAGCCGTTGAGCAATGAATCGAGGCAGCTCCTCGAGGCGGCGGCCGCGTATCTCCGGGCATTGTCGGGCGCGCTGCGTGGCAACGGCGACGTGAACGCACCGAGCTCGGCGCGCGAGGCTTTTTCGGCCGCACTCGAGTCGTGGCACGGACGCGACGGTGATCGCGAGCGCGTCGTCCCGATTGCCACGCTCTTCTACGCCGACGGCGGTGCCGGCGTGGTCGAAGCGTCGGCGCATCCGCCGACGTCGGCCGCCGAACGCTTTCGTCTGGAGCTGGTGAGTCTCGGCGAGCATTTGCGCCAGGTCGTCGACGCCGCGCGCCGGGCAAGCGATACGTCGTCGACCCTGCGCGCGCGCCGCGATCTGCGGCGTGCGCTCGCGGCGCTGCAGGCCGCCGCGGACAGCTTCGGCGAGCGCGAGGTCGCGGAATTCGTCGGCACCCACATCGACGCCACCGAGCATGTGGATTTTCTGGGGCTCGCGGCGCTCGAGGACTTGGCGTCGCTGCTCACGGAGCCCGGCATGAACGGCGAGCGGCTCACGGCGCGTCTCGAGGAGATCGCGGGCGGCCGAGACTTGAGCAGCGCGATCGGCGAAGGGTTTGGCGAAGCGTTGAGCGGCGAGCACGCTCCCTCGGCACCTGCAGCGGTTGCTGCGGTTGCTGCACCTGTTGCGGCTGCTACGCCCGTTGCACCCGCTGCACCTCCACGGGTCGCGACGCCGCCGATCGCGGCACCTCTCGCGCCGCAGCCGCCGACAATAACAGCCGCAGCGTCGTCTTCATCTCTCCTCGACCAGACGATCTCCACCCTCGAATCCTTCGCCGACACGCCGATGCTCGAGCCGACGCCGCTGCCGGAAGAAGAGTTGGTGCCGATCGCCAACCTGCTGTATCGCGGCCGCTCGGCGATCGAGCGCGCGATCGAGCTGCGCGACCAGCTGCGCCAGCCCGGCAGCGCCAACGATCAGACGGCGCTCGATGAATTGTTCGACCTGCTCGAGCTGGCGCGCGCGGAGTAATCCCCGGTGAAATTCGGGTGGAAGGGCGCGCTGGCCATCGCGATCAGCGTAGCGTGCCTGTATTACGTGTTCCACTCGCTCGAGTGGTCGAAGGCGGCGCATGCGGCTCGCGACGCGAACTACGGACTGCTGCTGCTCTCCGTTATTGCGTCCATCGGGATGTTCGTGCTTCGCGCGCGTCGTTGGCGCACGATCCTCGATCCCGTCGCGCCCAAGGTTCCGTTTGGGCCGCTCTGGCGATCGATTATGATCGGCCAGATGATGACGAACATCATTCCGGGCCGAATCGGAGAGATCGTTCGTCCGTTCGCGCTGACGCGTGAAGTGCCGAGCATTCCGTTTTCGATGTCGCTCGCCTCGGTGGCGGTGGATCGCATCTTCGACGCGATCGTCGTGCTCCTTCTGTTCGGCGTCGCCATGTTGAGCCCAGGCCTGCCTGACACGCTCACGTTTTACGGTACCACGCTCTCCATCACACAGATCGTGCGGACGCT
Above is a window of Gemmatimonadaceae bacterium DNA encoding:
- a CDS encoding pyridoxine 5'-phosphate synthase; the protein is MKLQKHQRLYINIDHVATLRQARRGAYPDPVEAVSLCLKGGADGITAHLREDRRHIQDDDIERLGTMAGLTFNLEMAATDELIGLALRLKPHEVTLVPERRQEVTTEGGLHVAGHRTHIAEAVARLNDGGIKTSLFIDPVPRVLDVSREIGAAAVELHTGTYAHAPNDPATLQALRDAARHGASIGLAVHAGHGLAIDNIAPVAAIPEIEELNIGHAVVGRAVFVGIEQAVRELRRAMDDARAGS
- the trxA gene encoding thioredoxin produces the protein MSNIMAVTDANFEQEVEKADGLTIVDFWATWCGPCRMVAPILDQLATDYEGKVKITKLDVDANIKTGSRFNVRSIPTMLFFKGGKVVDQIIGAVPRASIEAKLQQHSA
- a CDS encoding DUF4159 domain-containing protein — translated: MMALSRMGARVRAVLALALLPLVGARPAVRLPPVLTIARLQYDGGGDWYANPSSLPNLLAAIRQRTSLQVDKTEARVTLMDDKLWDYPFIHATGHGNIKFSDAEVVRLREYLQRGGFLHVDDNYGIDSSFRREIKRVFPDRPLVDVPLSHPIYHIVYDFPKGIPKIHEHDGLPARGFGIFLGDRLAVYYSFSSDLGNGWEDPEVYHDPPALHEAALRMGVNLFVYAVTSRPTP
- the mce gene encoding methylmalonyl-CoA epimerase, which encodes MEKPHNSNSSAASGPRGTTIAHIGIAVRGLTDGVAFYRDILGMPRVPLDDSDGARIAGLAAGASLVELLEPETDESPIGKFVAKRGPGIHHVCFAVDDLDGTLARCKAAGVRLIDETPRRGADGKRIAFVHPAATGGVLVELTEY
- a CDS encoding Hpt domain-containing protein, coding for MSAAPGGGGGFLEFFILEAGDYVEQLDGVLLGASRGAGGPDSDALQRVARALRGTATMAKIPSFAELAGSVERVGRALQDGAVQWNPAIGGALTSAIDDLKILLRAARDWSPNEDERASSRSQELSRLAPSRTPATAASAASAVHGTSGAPPHAFLGTEASNIAAGLELLTTRAGDADTAANVLRRVRALRGVAGVKEIGPLADVLEATEDASRGLENGREPLSNESRQLLEAAAAYLRALSGALRGNGDVNAPSSAREAFSAALESWHGRDGDRERVVPIATLFYADGGAGVVEASAHPPTSAAERFRLELVSLGEHLRQVVDAARRASDTSSTLRARRDLRRALAALQAAADSFGEREVAEFVGTHIDATEHVDFLGLAALEDLASLLTEPGMNGERLTARLEEIAGGRDLSSAIGEGFGEALSGEHAPSAPAAVAAVAAPVAAATPVAPAAPPRVATPPIAAPLAPQPPTITAAASSSSLLDQTISTLESFADTPMLEPTPLPEEELVPIANLLYRGRSAIERAIELRDQLRQPGSANDQTALDELFDLLELARAE
- the rsmI gene encoding 16S rRNA (cytidine(1402)-2'-O)-methyltransferase; the protein is MAEARPDASPAGAGTLFAGTLFIVSTPIGNMGDFSFRAVETLASVNAVLAEDTRHSRHLLDRYEIATPLVSYHEHNEARMTPQIVARLRAGESFALITDAGTPLLSDPGARLVRAATESGLTVTPIPGASALLAALVASGIAADRFTFFGFLTRSGAERRETLGEITRLGHTAVLYESPNRLGDTLAELERLGNGERPAAVAREMTKQFEEVRRGTVAQLRAYYQETTPRGEIVLVLGGAPAVEASETVVRERVYSLRASGMSARDAAAATAAELGVSKKVAYRLAREFTAGAEHEEGAGE